One stretch of Streptomyces sp. MMBL 11-1 DNA includes these proteins:
- a CDS encoding DUF6912 family protein has translation MRVYVPLTLSGLAAAHGAGEVGPGPLTAYAVTPGLREWYVSDDIEELEYAALNRAAAASLRMIAGKPDEARRRVVVAVDVPDGAAVADPDHGLSAASLGEVRISAMLPLAKAAAVHVDADDAEKDVAAAAAALGAADLGDDDARFTVDGAEDHELLWFGVQEIPQLIG, from the coding sequence ATGCGCGTGTACGTCCCCCTGACCCTCTCCGGTCTCGCAGCGGCGCACGGTGCGGGCGAGGTCGGCCCCGGACCGCTGACCGCCTACGCGGTGACTCCCGGGCTGCGCGAGTGGTATGTCTCCGACGACATCGAGGAGCTGGAGTACGCGGCGCTCAACCGGGCCGCCGCCGCCTCGCTGCGGATGATCGCGGGGAAGCCGGACGAGGCGCGCCGCCGGGTCGTCGTGGCCGTCGACGTACCGGACGGGGCCGCCGTCGCCGACCCCGATCACGGGCTGAGCGCGGCATCGCTCGGCGAGGTGCGGATCTCCGCCATGCTGCCGCTGGCCAAGGCGGCGGCGGTGCACGTGGACGCCGACGACGCGGAGAAGGACGTGGCCGCCGCGGCGGCGGCGCTGGGAGCGGCGGACCTCGGCGACGACGACGCGCGGTTCACCGTGGACGGGGCCGAGGACCACGAGCTGCTGTGGTTCGGCGTGCAGGAGATTCCGCAGCTCATCGGCTGA
- a CDS encoding Rv3235 family protein, translating to MSMDRTRPAGRRDQGGPRTVPPQRSRRQQPHRPQRPHQWFAERLLAVLSGQRPVHWMLGHTIGEAYDQLAELAPSTPLGATRGSRPVLRHCRGAQPATGVVEAFASITAGDRVRAMAFRLEQGADHRWRCAAVELGGERLTAGRTGPR from the coding sequence ATGAGCATGGACAGGACGAGGCCCGCCGGCCGACGCGACCAGGGTGGTCCCCGGACCGTTCCTCCGCAGCGGTCCCGCAGGCAGCAGCCCCACCGGCCGCAGCGCCCGCACCAGTGGTTCGCCGAGCGCCTGCTCGCCGTCCTCAGCGGCCAGCGCCCGGTGCACTGGATGCTCGGCCACACCATCGGCGAGGCCTACGACCAGCTCGCCGAACTGGCCCCGAGCACCCCACTGGGGGCCACCCGGGGCAGCCGCCCCGTCCTTCGCCACTGCCGCGGGGCGCAGCCCGCCACCGGCGTGGTCGAGGCGTTCGCCAGCATCACCGCGGGCGACCGGGTCCGGGCGATGGCCTTCCGCCTGGAACAGGGCGCCGACCATCGCTGGCGCTGCGCCGCGGTGGAACTGGGCGGCGAGCGCCTCACGGCCGGCCGCACCGGCCCCCGGTGA
- the secA gene encoding preprotein translocase subunit SecA, with the protein MSVFNKLMRAGEGKILRKLHRIADQVSSIEEDFVNLSDAELRALTDEYKERYADGESLDDLLPEAFATIREAAKRVLGQRHYDVQMMGGAALHLGYVAEMKTGEGKTLVGTLPTYLNALSGKGVHLITVNDYLAERDSEMMGRVHKFLGLSVGCIVANMTPAQRREQYACDITYGTNNEFGFDYLRDNMAWSKDELVQRGHNFAVVDEVDSILVDEARTPLIISGPADQATKWYGDFAKLVTRLTKGEAGNQLKGIEETGDYEVDEKKRTVAIHEAGVAKVEDWLGIDNLYESVNTPLVGYLNNAIKAKELFKKDKDYVVIDGEVMIVDEHTGRILAGRRYNEGMHQAIEAKEGVDIKDENQTLATITLQNFFRLYDKLSGMTGTAMTEAAEFHQIYKLGVVPIPTNRPMVRADQSDLIYRTEVAKFAAVVDDIAEKHEKGQPILVGTTSVEKSEYLSQQLSKRGVQHEVLNAKQHDREATIVAQAGRKGAVTVATNMAGRGTDIKLGGNPDDLAEAELRQRGLDPVENVEEWAAALPAALEAAEQAVKAEFEEVKELGGLYVLGTERHESRRIDNQLRGRSGRQGDPGESRFYLSLGDDLMRLFKAQMVERVMSMANVPDDVPIENKMVTRAIASAQSQVEQQNFETRKNVLKYDEVLNRQREVIYGERRRVLEGEDLQDQIRHFMDDTIDDYIRQETAEGFAEEWDLDRLWGAFKQLYPVKVTVEELEEAAGDLAGVTAEFIAESVKNDIHEQYEERENTLGSDIMRELERRVVLSVLDRKWREHLYEMDYLQEGIGLRAMAQKDPLVEYQREGFDMFNAMMEGIKEESVGYLFNLEVQVEQQVEEVPVQDGAERTSLDKESAVPVPQIRAKGLEAPQRPDRLHFSAPTVDGEGGVVEGDFANDDATGDTRSGSADGMTRAERRKAQKGGGRRRKK; encoded by the coding sequence CATCGCGGACCAGGTCAGCTCCATCGAAGAGGACTTCGTCAACCTCTCCGACGCCGAGCTGCGGGCGCTCACCGACGAGTACAAGGAACGGTACGCGGACGGCGAGAGCCTGGACGACCTGCTTCCCGAAGCGTTCGCCACGATCCGTGAGGCCGCGAAGCGCGTCCTCGGACAGCGCCACTACGACGTACAGATGATGGGCGGAGCCGCCCTGCACCTCGGCTACGTGGCCGAGATGAAGACCGGTGAGGGCAAGACTCTCGTCGGCACCCTGCCCACGTATCTGAACGCCCTCTCCGGCAAGGGCGTGCACCTGATCACGGTCAACGACTATCTCGCCGAGCGTGACTCCGAGATGATGGGCCGGGTCCACAAGTTCCTCGGCCTGAGCGTCGGCTGCATCGTCGCCAACATGACGCCGGCCCAGCGCCGTGAGCAGTACGCCTGCGACATCACGTACGGCACGAACAACGAGTTCGGCTTCGACTACCTCCGCGACAACATGGCGTGGTCCAAGGACGAGCTCGTCCAGCGCGGCCACAACTTCGCGGTGGTCGACGAGGTCGACTCGATCCTCGTCGACGAGGCCCGTACGCCGCTGATCATCTCCGGCCCGGCCGACCAGGCCACCAAGTGGTACGGCGACTTCGCCAAGCTGGTCACGCGCCTCACCAAGGGTGAGGCGGGCAACCAGCTCAAGGGCATCGAGGAGACCGGCGACTACGAGGTCGACGAGAAGAAGCGGACCGTGGCCATCCACGAGGCCGGTGTCGCCAAGGTCGAGGACTGGCTCGGCATCGACAACCTCTACGAGTCGGTGAACACCCCGCTCGTCGGTTATCTGAACAACGCCATCAAGGCCAAGGAACTGTTCAAGAAGGACAAGGACTACGTCGTCATCGACGGCGAAGTCATGATCGTCGACGAGCACACCGGCCGTATCCTCGCCGGCCGCCGCTACAACGAGGGCATGCACCAGGCGATCGAGGCGAAGGAAGGGGTGGACATCAAGGACGAGAACCAGACCCTCGCCACGATCACCCTGCAGAACTTCTTCCGCCTCTACGACAAGCTCTCCGGCATGACCGGTACGGCGATGACCGAGGCCGCCGAGTTCCACCAGATCTACAAGCTCGGCGTGGTGCCGATCCCGACGAACCGGCCGATGGTCCGCGCCGACCAGTCGGACCTGATCTACCGCACCGAGGTCGCCAAGTTCGCCGCGGTCGTCGACGACATCGCCGAGAAGCACGAGAAGGGCCAGCCGATCCTGGTCGGCACCACCTCGGTCGAGAAGTCCGAGTACCTCTCCCAGCAGCTCTCCAAGCGCGGTGTCCAGCACGAGGTCCTCAACGCCAAGCAGCACGACCGGGAGGCGACGATCGTCGCCCAGGCGGGCCGCAAGGGCGCCGTCACGGTCGCGACGAACATGGCCGGCCGAGGCACCGACATCAAGCTCGGCGGCAACCCTGACGACCTCGCCGAGGCGGAGCTGCGCCAGCGCGGCCTCGACCCGGTGGAGAACGTCGAGGAGTGGGCGGCAGCGCTGCCCGCCGCGCTGGAGGCGGCCGAGCAGGCCGTGAAGGCGGAGTTCGAAGAGGTCAAGGAGCTTGGCGGGCTCTACGTGCTGGGCACCGAACGGCATGAGTCGCGCCGTATCGACAACCAGCTGCGCGGCCGTTCCGGCCGTCAGGGCGACCCGGGCGAGTCCCGTTTCTACCTGTCGCTCGGCGATGACCTGATGCGCCTGTTCAAGGCCCAGATGGTCGAGCGCGTCATGTCGATGGCGAACGTTCCGGACGACGTCCCGATCGAGAACAAGATGGTCACCCGCGCCATCGCCTCCGCCCAGTCGCAGGTCGAGCAGCAGAACTTCGAGACGCGTAAGAACGTCCTGAAGTACGACGAGGTGCTCAACCGGCAGCGCGAGGTCATCTACGGTGAGCGCCGCCGCGTTCTGGAGGGCGAGGACCTCCAGGACCAGATCCGGCACTTCATGGACGACACGATCGACGACTACATCCGGCAGGAGACCGCCGAAGGCTTCGCCGAGGAGTGGGACCTGGACCGGCTGTGGGGCGCCTTCAAGCAGCTCTACCCGGTGAAGGTCACCGTCGAGGAGCTGGAGGAGGCGGCCGGGGACCTGGCCGGCGTCACCGCCGAGTTCATCGCCGAGTCGGTCAAGAACGACATCCACGAGCAGTACGAGGAGCGCGAGAACACGCTCGGCTCCGACATCATGCGTGAGCTGGAGCGGCGCGTCGTCCTCTCGGTGCTCGACCGCAAGTGGCGCGAGCACCTCTACGAGATGGACTACCTCCAGGAGGGCATCGGCCTGCGGGCCATGGCGCAGAAGGACCCGCTGGTCGAGTACCAGCGCGAGGGCTTCGACATGTTCAACGCCATGATGGAGGGCATCAAGGAGGAGTCCGTCGGCTACCTGTTCAACCTGGAGGTCCAGGTCGAGCAGCAGGTCGAGGAGGTTCCGGTGCAGGACGGCGCCGAGCGCACCTCGCTGGACAAGGAGAGCGCCGTTCCCGTCCCGCAGATCCGCGCCAAGGGCCTGGAGGCCCCGCAGCGGCCGGACCGGCTCCACTTCTCCGCTCCCACGGTGGACGGGGAGGGCGGTGTCGTCGAGGGTGACTTCGCCAATGACGACGCCACCGGTGACACGCGGTCCGGTTCCGCCGACGGCATGACGCGTGCGGAGCGCCGCAAGGCCCAGAAGGGCGGCGGCCGCCGCCGCAAGAAGTAG